In one Melaminivora jejuensis genomic region, the following are encoded:
- the rpsB gene encoding 30S ribosomal protein S2 — MSVTMREMLEAGVHFGHQTRFWNPKMAPYIFGHRNKIHIINLEKSLPMFQEAQKFARQLAANRGTILMVGTKRQARELVAEQAQRAGMPYVDQRWLGGMLTNFKTVKTSIKRLKDMKAQQEAGLESMSKKEQLMFTRELEKLERDIGGIQDMNALPDAIFVIDVGFHKIAVAEAKKLGIPLIGVVDSNHNPEGIDYVIPGNDDSAKAVALYARGMADAIVDGRENAVNDLVKTVAGSEDSTDEFVEVENTAA, encoded by the coding sequence ATGTCCGTGACCATGCGCGAAATGCTGGAAGCCGGTGTCCACTTCGGCCACCAAACCCGCTTCTGGAACCCCAAGATGGCCCCCTACATCTTTGGCCATCGCAACAAGATCCACATCATCAACCTGGAAAAATCGCTGCCGATGTTCCAGGAGGCGCAGAAATTCGCCCGGCAGCTGGCTGCCAATCGCGGCACCATCCTGATGGTCGGCACCAAGCGCCAGGCGCGCGAGCTGGTGGCCGAGCAGGCCCAGCGCGCTGGTATGCCCTATGTCGATCAGCGCTGGCTGGGCGGCATGTTGACCAACTTCAAGACCGTCAAGACCTCCATCAAGCGCTTGAAGGACATGAAGGCCCAGCAGGAAGCCGGCCTTGAGTCCATGAGCAAGAAAGAGCAGCTGATGTTCACCCGCGAGCTGGAAAAGCTTGAGCGCGACATTGGCGGCATCCAGGACATGAACGCCCTGCCCGACGCCATCTTCGTGATCGACGTGGGTTTCCACAAGATCGCCGTGGCCGAGGCCAAGAAGCTGGGCATCCCGCTGATCGGCGTGGTGGACTCCAACCACAACCCCGAAGGCATCGACTACGTCATTCCCGGCAACGACGACTCGGCCAAGGCCGTGGCGCTGTACGCACGCGGCATGGCTGACGCCATCGTCGATGGCCGCGAGAACGCCGTGAACGACCTGGTCAAGACCGTCGCCGGCAGCGAAGACTCCACCGACGAATTCGTCGAAGTGGAAAACACCGCCGCCTGA
- a CDS encoding FAD-dependent oxidoreductase, producing the protein MRILIVGAGIVGTATAHELARDGHEVVVLEQQAAAAEQASFASAGLLAPALLIPWAVPGVNGRLARRLMGSRATMRLMQGAGLAGLAWLWRWLRAGHQAQAAERLAALAALGRDSLQRTQAIAAMLDTDIEASRGTLVLLRQHSDRQLLEPAMQVLDAAGAPLREVDAETARLIEPGLAADVPLAGALHAPEGASGNCRLFAQLLRQAAQERGARFVFNTRVQALVPGSGKGQTGQATGVQLAGRTEPVRADALVLCAGQASAALLRPLGVRVPLMPVHGYSVTAPVRDDLHAPQGSLIDPQHRITISRQGQRVRVSGGAELGYAGGRHDDATLRTLYLALSGWFPGGALLSSPQVQVWRGARPTLADGAPIIGAGPARGLWLNIGHGASGWAQACGSARAVADLIAGRTPQVDLAPLALSRF; encoded by the coding sequence ATGCGTATCCTGATCGTCGGAGCCGGCATCGTTGGCACCGCCACTGCCCATGAGCTGGCCCGCGATGGCCATGAGGTCGTCGTGCTGGAGCAGCAGGCCGCCGCCGCCGAGCAGGCCAGCTTTGCCAGTGCCGGGCTGCTGGCGCCAGCGCTGCTGATCCCGTGGGCGGTGCCCGGCGTGAATGGCCGGCTGGCGCGGCGCCTGATGGGCAGCCGCGCCACCATGCGGCTGATGCAGGGCGCGGGCCTGGCCGGGCTGGCCTGGCTGTGGCGCTGGCTGCGCGCCGGCCACCAGGCGCAGGCCGCCGAGCGGCTGGCCGCGCTGGCCGCACTGGGCCGCGACAGCCTGCAGCGCACCCAGGCCATCGCGGCCATGCTGGACACCGACATCGAAGCCAGTCGCGGCACCCTGGTGCTGCTGCGCCAGCACAGCGACCGGCAGCTGCTGGAGCCGGCCATGCAGGTGCTGGACGCTGCCGGCGCACCGCTGCGCGAGGTCGATGCCGAGACCGCGCGGCTGATCGAGCCCGGCCTGGCCGCCGATGTGCCGCTGGCCGGCGCCCTGCACGCGCCCGAGGGCGCCAGCGGCAACTGCCGGTTGTTTGCCCAACTGTTGCGCCAGGCAGCGCAGGAGCGCGGCGCACGCTTTGTCTTCAACACCCGGGTACAGGCGCTGGTGCCCGGCTCGGGCAAGGGACAGACGGGGCAGGCAACGGGCGTGCAGCTCGCTGGCCGCACCGAGCCAGTGCGCGCCGATGCGCTGGTGCTGTGCGCCGGCCAGGCCAGCGCCGCGCTGCTGCGCCCGCTGGGTGTGCGCGTGCCCCTGATGCCGGTGCATGGCTATTCGGTCACTGCCCCGGTGCGCGACGACCTGCACGCCCCGCAGGGCAGCCTGATCGACCCGCAGCACCGCATCACCATCAGCCGCCAGGGCCAGCGCGTGCGTGTGTCCGGCGGCGCCGAACTGGGCTACGCCGGCGGGCGGCATGACGACGCGACGCTGCGCACGCTGTATCTGGCGCTGTCGGGCTGGTTTCCGGGCGGGGCGCTGCTGTCGTCGCCGCAAGTGCAGGTCTGGCGCGGCGCGCGGCCGACGCTGGCCGATGGGGCACCCATCATCGGCGCCGGCCCGGCGCGGGGTCTGTGGCTCAACATCGGCCACGGCGCCAGCGGCTGGGCCCAGGCCTGCGGCAGCGCCCGGGCCGTGGCCGACCTGATCGCCGGGCGCACGCCACAGGTCGATCTGGCACCGCTGGCGCTGTCGCGGTTCTAG
- a CDS encoding NAD(P)H-hydrate dehydratase, with the protein MQRITSTTAQPLFGAQATRAIEHTAAAHLPAHTLMQRAGQATARLARALAPHARTIWVACGSGNNGGDGLEAAALLHASGQHVVLTCLAHDPQQLPADARASWQRALQAGVPLLEAPPALGAQDLCIDALLGLGLSPAPRSRPDAHLLRHLAAVQASAAPVLCVDLPSGLLAGSGQYAPGLAPQSPIISARHTLALLTLKPGLFTAQGRDAAGQVWFDDLGVQAPQTAPDAWLGAAPAPIARSHASHKGSFGDVAIVGGEGLAQRGMSMTGAALLAASAALHAGAGRVLVSLLPGKDESQIEAQALTSLQPECMLRRFEALALDGLTIVAGCGGGVAVAGVLAPIVQRAARLVLDADALNAIATDRQLARLLHERGAHAPGSTVLTPHPLEAARLLDSSTEAVQADRLGAASELAARFACTVVLKGSGSVIAAPGRVPLINASGNALLATAGTGDVLAGLLGARLAGRALQADAAFEAAAAACWQHGATADAWPAGRALTALALAQALTPG; encoded by the coding sequence ATGCAGCGCATCACCTCCACCACCGCCCAACCCCTGTTCGGCGCCCAGGCCACGCGCGCCATCGAGCACACCGCCGCCGCCCACCTACCCGCCCACACGCTGATGCAGCGCGCCGGCCAGGCCACGGCCCGCCTGGCGCGGGCGCTGGCGCCGCACGCGCGCACCATCTGGGTGGCCTGCGGCAGCGGCAACAACGGCGGCGACGGGCTGGAGGCCGCTGCCCTCCTGCACGCCAGCGGGCAGCATGTGGTGCTGACCTGTCTGGCCCACGACCCGCAGCAACTGCCCGCCGACGCCCGCGCCTCCTGGCAGCGTGCATTGCAGGCCGGCGTGCCGCTGCTGGAGGCGCCCCCTGCGCTGGGCGCGCAGGATCTGTGCATCGACGCCCTGCTCGGCTTGGGCCTGTCGCCCGCACCGCGCAGCCGACCAGACGCCCACCTGCTGCGGCACCTGGCAGCCGTCCAGGCCAGCGCCGCCCCAGTGCTGTGTGTCGATCTGCCCTCGGGCCTGCTGGCCGGCAGCGGGCAGTACGCCCCTGGGCTGGCGCCGCAATCCCCGATCATTTCGGCGCGGCATACCCTGGCGCTGCTGACCCTCAAGCCCGGCCTGTTCACGGCGCAGGGGCGCGACGCCGCTGGCCAGGTCTGGTTCGATGACCTGGGCGTGCAGGCACCGCAGACCGCCCCCGATGCCTGGCTGGGCGCGGCACCAGCGCCCATCGCACGCAGCCATGCCAGCCACAAGGGCAGTTTTGGCGATGTCGCCATCGTTGGCGGCGAGGGCCTGGCGCAGCGCGGCATGAGCATGACCGGCGCTGCGCTGCTGGCGGCCAGCGCTGCGCTGCACGCTGGCGCCGGGCGGGTGCTGGTCAGCCTGCTGCCAGGCAAGGACGAGAGCCAGATCGAGGCGCAGGCCTTGACCAGCCTGCAGCCCGAGTGCATGTTGCGCCGCTTCGAGGCGCTGGCGCTCGATGGCTTGACGATCGTTGCCGGCTGCGGCGGCGGCGTGGCCGTGGCGGGCGTGCTGGCGCCCATCGTGCAGCGCGCGGCGCGCCTGGTGCTGGACGCCGACGCGCTCAACGCCATTGCCACCGACCGGCAGCTGGCCCGCCTGCTGCACGAGCGCGGCGCCCACGCACCGGGCAGTACCGTACTGACCCCGCACCCGCTGGAGGCCGCGCGGCTGCTGGACAGCAGCACCGAGGCCGTGCAGGCCGACCGCCTGGGCGCCGCCAGCGAACTGGCCGCGCGCTTTGCCTGCACTGTGGTGCTCAAGGGCTCGGGCAGTGTCATCGCCGCACCGGGCCGCGTGCCACTCATCAACGCCAGCGGCAATGCCCTGCTGGCCACCGCCGGCACGGGCGACGTGCTGGCCGGCCTGCTGGGCGCGCGGCTGGCTGGCCGGGCGCTGCAAGCGGATGCGGCTTTCGAGGCGGCGGCAGCCGCCTGCTGGCAGCACGGAGCTACGGCAGACGCCTGGCCGGCGGGCCGGGCGCTCACGGCGCTGGCCCTGGCACAGGCCTTGACGCCGGGCTGA
- the wrbA gene encoding NAD(P)H:quinone oxidoreductase: protein MPVKLAIVYYSTYGTNHQMALIAADAARATGAEVRLLKAAETAPAEVVAGQEPWKAQADRTADIPTASAQDMEWADAYLISAPTRFGVMASQMRAFIDTLGGVWAKGGLANKAISGMTSAQNTHGGQESTLLSFYVTAMHWGSVIVAPGYTDPVIFKTGGNPYGYTHKQGDDFTDDVKSAIGHQVRRLLEVAGKLKG, encoded by the coding sequence ATGCCCGTCAAGCTCGCCATCGTCTATTACTCGACCTACGGCACCAACCACCAGATGGCGCTGATCGCCGCCGATGCCGCCCGCGCCACCGGTGCCGAAGTGCGCCTGCTCAAGGCCGCCGAGACAGCACCCGCCGAGGTCGTGGCTGGTCAGGAGCCGTGGAAGGCGCAGGCCGACAGGACAGCCGACATTCCCACGGCCAGCGCGCAGGACATGGAATGGGCCGACGCCTATCTGATTTCCGCACCAACGCGCTTTGGCGTCATGGCCAGCCAGATGCGCGCCTTCATCGACACGTTGGGCGGCGTCTGGGCCAAGGGCGGCCTGGCCAACAAGGCGATTTCGGGCATGACCTCGGCGCAGAACACACACGGCGGGCAGGAAAGCACGCTGCTGTCGTTCTACGTCACGGCCATGCACTGGGGCAGCGTCATCGTCGCGCCGGGCTACACCGACCCGGTGATCTTCAAGACCGGCGGCAATCCCTACGGCTACACGCACAAGCAGGGCGACGATTTCACCGATGACGTGAAATCGGCCATCGGCCACCAGGTGCGGCGCCTGCTGGAGGTGGCGGGCAAGCTCAAAGGGTGA
- a CDS encoding MlaD family protein yields MGSALYLMYARGVFEPTQRLILVADDSEGVAVGMDVTFSGFPIGRVRGLRLAEGGEVRIAVDVARRDAHWLRESSVFTLVRGLVGGTTIKAYSGVLSDPPLPDGAVRPVLRGDATAEIPRLMAEARELLENLTQLTAADSALGGAMGNVRTLTERLNAPGGVLSVLTGSDAESRQVLLALQRSNQLLARLDGMAARIDGAVARVDGMVARADRQVLGSETDAGLVAEVRATVLQLNALLGDARRSMAKVDAVLAEAQAVGANTREATVGLGELRAEIEANLRKVEGLLAEINRKWPFARDAELKLP; encoded by the coding sequence GTGGGCTCGGCGCTGTACCTGATGTATGCGCGCGGCGTGTTCGAGCCGACGCAGCGCCTGATCCTGGTGGCCGATGACTCCGAGGGCGTGGCCGTGGGCATGGACGTGACGTTCTCGGGCTTTCCGATCGGGCGGGTGCGCGGCCTGCGCCTGGCCGAAGGCGGCGAGGTGCGCATCGCCGTCGATGTCGCGCGGCGCGACGCGCACTGGCTGCGCGAGTCCAGCGTCTTCACCCTGGTGCGCGGCCTGGTCGGCGGCACCACCATCAAGGCCTACAGCGGCGTGCTGAGCGACCCGCCCCTGCCCGATGGCGCCGTGCGCCCGGTGCTGCGCGGCGACGCCACCGCGGAAATCCCGCGCCTGATGGCCGAGGCGCGCGAGCTGCTGGAAAACCTGACCCAGCTGACGGCAGCCGACTCCGCGCTGGGCGGCGCCATGGGCAATGTGCGCACGCTGACCGAACGGCTGAACGCCCCCGGCGGCGTGCTGTCGGTGCTGACCGGCAGCGATGCCGAGTCCCGGCAGGTGCTGCTGGCCCTGCAGCGCAGCAACCAGCTGCTGGCGCGCCTGGACGGCATGGCGGCGCGCATCGACGGGGCTGTGGCGCGCGTCGATGGCATGGTCGCGCGTGCCGACAGACAGGTGCTGGGCAGCGAAACCGATGCCGGCCTGGTGGCCGAGGTGCGCGCCACCGTGCTGCAGCTCAATGCCCTGCTGGGCGATGCGCGGCGCAGCATGGCCAAGGTCGATGCCGTGCTGGCCGAAGCCCAGGCCGTGGGCGCCAACACCCGCGAGGCCACGGTCGGCCTGGGCGAGCTGCGCGCCGAGATCGAGGCCAATTTGCGCAAGGTCGAGGGCCTGCTGGCCGAGATCAACCGCAAATGGCCCTTTGCCCGCGATGCCGAACTGAAGCTGCCATGA
- a CDS encoding MlaE family ABC transporter permease, with protein MNALHAALHQPTRLAVIARRWGLAWARIFYLGAVVLVLMLSPSSYSRGTRWRLARHMYQDTAPILLGFTLLAALLSLVITRIVVVTAESYGLTRYALEMVIRVLVLELIPLTAALFVAMRATIPNGTQLALMRESGHFQALRARGADPVRMELLPRVVAGMYASITLAALSCVVALVMAYLGVYGLTLAGLSGYTRMFGHVFTPQITLVFALRTLFFSMAIALIPMASGIYETGRAGQAQQPDSEIGGLARMFAVLLLIEVVSLMSNYYY; from the coding sequence ATGAATGCCCTGCACGCCGCCTTGCACCAGCCCACGCGGCTGGCCGTTATCGCACGCCGCTGGGGCCTGGCCTGGGCGCGCATCTTCTATCTGGGCGCAGTGGTGCTGGTGCTGATGCTGTCGCCGTCGAGCTACTCGCGCGGCACGCGCTGGCGCCTGGCGCGCCACATGTACCAGGACACGGCGCCCATCCTGCTGGGCTTCACGCTGCTGGCGGCGCTGCTGTCGCTGGTCATCACGCGCATCGTGGTGGTCACTGCCGAGAGCTACGGCCTGACGCGCTATGCGCTGGAGATGGTGATCCGCGTGCTGGTGCTGGAGCTGATCCCGCTCACGGCGGCGCTGTTCGTGGCCATGCGCGCCACCATCCCCAACGGCACGCAGCTGGCGCTGATGCGTGAATCGGGCCACTTCCAGGCGCTGCGCGCACGCGGCGCCGATCCGGTGCGCATGGAGCTGCTGCCGCGCGTGGTCGCCGGCATGTATGCCAGCATCACGCTGGCGGCGCTGTCGTGCGTGGTGGCGCTGGTCATGGCCTATCTGGGCGTCTATGGCCTGACGCTGGCCGGCCTGTCCGGCTACACGCGCATGTTCGGCCACGTCTTCACGCCGCAGATCACGCTGGTGTTTGCGCTGCGCACGCTGTTCTTCAGCATGGCGATCGCGCTGATTCCCATGGCCTCGGGCATCTATGAGACGGGCCGGGCCGGACAGGCGCAGCAGCCCGACTCCGAGATCGGCGGCCTGGCGCGCATGTTCGCCGTGCTGCTGCTGATCGAGGTCGTGTCCCTGATGAGCAATTACTACTATTGA
- a CDS encoding MerR family transcriptional regulator: MSAQSPRHRIGDAARLSGVPPANIRYYEREGLLSGHTRAENRYRLYSDEEVHRLRFVRLCRAMDMSLQEVRALLQLDTRTIHADGADHAACATLDEHLQHVRTRLDELRVLERELQALRGRCDGSGGQCHVIEALHQRADAEPVPEPTVAGKRHV; the protein is encoded by the coding sequence ATGAGCGCCCAAAGCCCCCGCCACCGCATCGGCGATGCCGCCCGCCTGTCGGGCGTGCCGCCGGCCAACATCCGCTACTACGAACGCGAAGGCCTGCTCAGTGGCCACACGCGCGCCGAGAACCGCTATCGCCTGTACAGCGACGAGGAGGTGCACCGCCTGCGCTTCGTGCGCCTGTGCCGGGCCATGGACATGTCGCTGCAGGAAGTGCGCGCCCTGTTGCAGCTCGATACGCGCACCATCCATGCTGATGGCGCCGACCACGCCGCCTGCGCTACGCTGGACGAGCATCTGCAGCATGTGCGCACCCGGCTGGACGAGCTGCGCGTGCTTGAGCGTGAGCTGCAGGCGCTGCGCGGGCGCTGCGATGGCTCGGGCGGGCAGTGCCACGTCATCGAGGCCCTGCACCAGCGCGCCGATGCCGAGCCGGTGCCCGAGCCGACGGTGGCAGGCAAGCGGCACGTCTGA
- a CDS encoding heavy metal translocating P-type ATPase: protein MSQKHHHPHPPEAGHGHGHGHSHGHAAGAAPACASTSTSACSPCGHGDDGGDGHDHGALPGWPRISAALALAAGAEVAHWLQYDLPGMALAVLAIALSGLGVYQAGLQDLARLRLGINALMAVAVTGAVLIGQWPEAAMVMALYVAAERIEHAAMDRARNAIRGLLDLAPETADVVQADGSTQRTSAAEVSPGAVLRIAAGARVPLDGTVTRGLSAVNQAPITGESQLADKGPGDPLYAGSVNQHGELFMQVTAAPGSTLLARIVHAVEQAQASRAPTQRFVDRFAAVYTPIVFALALALGVLAPWLMGWSWHQAAYQALALLVIACPCALVISTPVTVVSALTAAARRGILIKGGSALETARGLKAIALDKTGTLTTGSPALVHWQAVGSADQVDAAAAAWQLASRSDHPVSRAIAAGLPAGAPDAAQDVRALPGRGVEGLLAGQRWVLGNLRLVRELGLADAALEELLATHEQQGRTVTLLATEQAVHALFAVADPLRGHAAEAVAQLQAIGVQPLVLSGDNPATVQTVAREAGIQDARGGLLPQDKLDALAELQRTRGPTAMTGDGINDAPALARADVGFAMGGAHSTGMAMETADVVLMNDDLRRIPDTVVLARRAHRVLWQNITLALGVKAVFFILAVLGLATMWMAVVADMGVSLAVVANGLRLRAGAGTAPPRQGDTA, encoded by the coding sequence ATGAGCCAGAAACACCACCACCCTCACCCGCCCGAAGCCGGCCACGGCCACGGCCACGGGCACAGCCACGGCCATGCCGCCGGCGCTGCCCCGGCCTGCGCCAGCACCAGCACCTCCGCCTGCTCGCCCTGCGGCCACGGCGATGACGGGGGCGACGGCCACGACCATGGCGCCCTGCCCGGCTGGCCGCGTATCAGCGCCGCCCTGGCGCTGGCCGCCGGCGCCGAGGTCGCCCATTGGCTGCAGTACGACCTGCCCGGCATGGCGTTGGCAGTGCTGGCCATCGCCCTGTCCGGCCTGGGCGTGTATCAGGCCGGCCTGCAGGATCTGGCGCGGCTGCGCCTGGGCATCAACGCCCTGATGGCCGTGGCCGTCACGGGCGCAGTGCTGATCGGCCAGTGGCCCGAGGCGGCCATGGTCATGGCGCTGTACGTGGCCGCCGAGCGCATCGAGCACGCCGCCATGGATAGGGCGCGCAACGCCATTCGCGGCCTGCTCGATCTGGCACCCGAGACGGCCGACGTGGTGCAGGCCGACGGCAGCACGCAGCGCACCAGCGCCGCCGAGGTGTCGCCCGGCGCCGTGCTGCGCATCGCCGCCGGTGCGCGCGTGCCGCTCGATGGCACGGTGACGCGCGGCCTGAGCGCGGTCAACCAGGCGCCCATCACCGGCGAGAGCCAGCTGGCCGACAAAGGCCCGGGCGACCCGCTGTATGCCGGCAGCGTCAACCAGCATGGCGAGCTGTTCATGCAGGTCACGGCGGCGCCGGGCAGCACGCTGCTGGCGCGCATCGTCCACGCCGTCGAGCAGGCCCAGGCCAGCCGCGCGCCGACGCAGCGCTTCGTCGATCGCTTTGCCGCCGTCTATACGCCCATCGTCTTCGCGCTGGCGCTGGCGCTGGGCGTGCTGGCGCCCTGGCTCATGGGCTGGAGCTGGCACCAGGCGGCCTACCAGGCGCTGGCGCTGCTGGTCATCGCCTGCCCGTGCGCATTGGTGATTTCCACGCCGGTCACCGTGGTCAGCGCGCTGACGGCTGCCGCGCGCCGGGGCATTTTGATCAAGGGCGGCAGTGCGCTGGAGACGGCACGCGGCCTCAAGGCCATTGCCCTGGACAAGACCGGCACGCTGACCACCGGCAGCCCGGCGCTGGTGCATTGGCAGGCCGTGGGCAGTGCCGATCAGGTAGACGCTGCAGCGGCGGCCTGGCAGCTGGCCAGCCGCTCGGATCATCCAGTCTCGCGCGCCATCGCCGCCGGTCTGCCGGCAGGCGCACCGGACGCCGCCCAGGACGTGCGCGCCCTGCCGGGCCGGGGCGTGGAGGGCCTGCTGGCCGGCCAGCGCTGGGTGCTGGGCAATCTGCGCCTGGTGCGCGAGCTGGGCCTGGCCGATGCGGCCCTGGAGGAGCTGCTGGCCACGCACGAGCAGCAGGGCCGCACCGTGACTTTGCTGGCCACCGAGCAGGCCGTACACGCCCTGTTCGCCGTGGCCGACCCGCTACGCGGCCATGCTGCCGAGGCAGTGGCGCAGCTGCAGGCGATCGGCGTACAGCCGCTGGTGCTCAGCGGCGACAACCCGGCTACCGTGCAGACCGTGGCGCGCGAGGCCGGTATCCAGGACGCACGCGGCGGCCTGCTGCCGCAGGACAAGCTGGACGCCCTGGCCGAGCTGCAGCGCACGCGCGGCCCCACCGCCATGACCGGCGACGGCATCAACGACGCACCGGCCCTGGCGCGCGCCGATGTTGGCTTTGCCATGGGCGGCGCGCACAGCACCGGCATGGCCATGGAGACCGCCGACGTGGTGCTGATGAACGACGACCTGCGCCGCATCCCCGACACCGTGGTGCTGGCGCGGCGCGCGCACCGCGTGCTGTGGCAAAACATCACCCTGGCGCTCGGGGTCAAAGCGGTTTTCTTCATACTCGCCGTGCTGGGCCTGGCGACCATGTGGATGGCCGTCGTGGCCGACATGGGCGTGAGCCTGGCCGTGGTGGCCAACGGCCTGCGCCTGCGCGCCGGGGCCGGCACCGCGCCGCCCCGCCAGGGAGATACCGCTTGA
- a CDS encoding DUF3703 domain-containing protein — protein MPLDQVCKDPANPAGRERQRQAFEHLMAAFEASADQPPRERWLYLEAAHVIGQNRLALHWRAHRRMLAFARQLRDEHEVQGQWRQLGYAVLGHVVRRIPQGNTGRAIVPAFRTMVPSAAVRQRISAAMAAVNPDTPSASAALE, from the coding sequence ATACCGCTTGACCAAGTATGCAAAGACCCCGCCAACCCCGCTGGCCGCGAGCGCCAGCGCCAGGCCTTCGAGCACCTGATGGCCGCCTTCGAGGCCAGCGCCGATCAGCCGCCGCGCGAGCGCTGGCTGTATCTGGAGGCCGCCCACGTCATCGGCCAGAACCGCCTGGCGCTGCACTGGCGCGCCCATCGGCGCATGTTGGCCTTTGCCCGCCAGCTGCGGGACGAGCACGAGGTGCAGGGCCAGTGGCGGCAGCTGGGCTATGCCGTGCTCGGGCATGTGGTGCGCCGCATCCCGCAGGGCAACACCGGGCGCGCCATCGTGCCGGCGTTTCGCACCATGGTGCCCAGCGCCGCCGTGCGCCAGCGCATCAGCGCCGCCATGGCAGCGGTCAACCCGGATACGCCATCGGCATCGGCAGCTCTGGAATGA
- a CDS encoding YitT family protein, producing the protein MTSPALARPPVAHSRIEDAIALLTGVTLVSIGIAFLGSAGLLTGGMAGLAFVLHYATGISFGKLFFVLNLPFYWLALRRMGATFTAKTFAAVALLSLLSEVQTRLLHIEQLQPLYAALTGGLLMGMGFLVLFRHRSSLGGVGILALYLQDRRGWRAGKVQMAIDCCIVAAALATVEPQRVAWSVLGAVVLNLVLAMNHRPGRYLVA; encoded by the coding sequence ATGACCAGCCCCGCCCTCGCCCGCCCACCCGTTGCCCACTCCCGCATCGAGGATGCCATCGCCCTGCTGACCGGGGTGACCCTGGTGTCCATCGGCATCGCCTTCCTGGGCAGCGCCGGGCTGCTCACGGGCGGCATGGCCGGCCTGGCCTTCGTGCTGCACTACGCCACGGGCATCAGCTTCGGCAAGCTGTTTTTCGTGCTCAACCTGCCCTTTTACTGGCTGGCGCTGCGCCGCATGGGCGCCACCTTCACGGCCAAGACCTTTGCCGCCGTGGCGCTGCTGTCGCTGCTGAGCGAGGTGCAGACACGGCTGCTGCACATCGAGCAACTGCAGCCGCTGTACGCCGCGCTGACCGGCGGGCTGCTCATGGGCATGGGTTTCCTGGTGCTGTTTCGCCACCGCAGCAGCCTGGGCGGCGTGGGCATCCTGGCGCTGTACCTGCAGGACAGGCGTGGCTGGCGCGCCGGCAAGGTGCAGATGGCCATCGACTGCTGCATCGTCGCCGCCGCCCTGGCCACCGTGGAGCCACAGCGCGTGGCCTGGTCGGTGCTGGGTGCCGTGGTGCTGAACCTGGTGCTGGCCATGAACCACAGGCCGGGGCGCTATCTGGTGGCGTGA
- a CDS encoding DUF411 domain-containing protein, with translation MTFNPTTRRQWLAAGTALLAAAALPAWAASPAAPATTATATASNTVEVWKDPNCGCCKDWIDHMHQAGFKTVVHDSGNAAVRAKLGLPQNLGSCHTALVGGYLLEGHVPASDVKKLLQEKPKALGLTVPGMPVGSPGMDGPEYGGRKDPYDVLLVTRNLMNSNVSTRVFTSYR, from the coding sequence ATGACCTTCAACCCCACCACCCGCCGCCAGTGGCTGGCCGCCGGCACCGCCTTGCTGGCCGCCGCCGCCCTGCCCGCCTGGGCAGCATCCCCGGCTGCGCCGGCTACCACCGCCACCGCCACCGCCAGCAATACCGTGGAAGTCTGGAAAGACCCCAACTGCGGCTGCTGCAAGGACTGGATCGACCACATGCACCAAGCCGGCTTCAAGACCGTCGTCCACGACAGCGGCAACGCCGCCGTACGCGCCAAGCTCGGCCTGCCGCAGAACCTGGGCTCGTGCCATACGGCGCTGGTCGGCGGCTATCTGCTCGAAGGCCATGTGCCCGCGTCGGACGTGAAGAAACTGCTGCAGGAAAAACCCAAGGCGCTGGGCCTGACGGTGCCTGGGATGCCCGTTGGCAGTCCCGGCATGGACGGCCCCGAGTACGGCGGTCGCAAGGATCCCTACGACGTGCTGCTGGTGACCAGGAACCTGATGAACAGCAACGTCTCGACCCGGGTCTTCACCAGCTACCGCTGA